A stretch of the Vicia villosa cultivar HV-30 ecotype Madison, WI unplaced genomic scaffold, Vvil1.0 ctg.000283F_1_1, whole genome shotgun sequence genome encodes the following:
- the LOC131626353 gene encoding defensin-like protein 183 — protein MANQMSKSFCFFAILVLVFAVQCIKIDGECTKIMGTCGKADCMPHCIKYARGVVRVLKASCSYFNLCTCTLDRPPPREPTCTIVMGACTNDCNTECCNNKCQKSYPNTGSGACVDAWEQNINLCLCSYNR, from the exons ATGGCGAATCAAATGTCAAAGTCTTTCTGTTTCTTTGCTATCTTGGTTTTAGTTTTTGCAG TTCAATGTATTAAGATAGATGGTGAATGCACAAAAATTATGGGTACTTGTGGTAAAGCAGATTGCATGCCTCATTGTATAAAATATGCAAGAGGTGTTGTTAGGGTTTTAAAAGCATCATGTTCATACTTTAACTTATGCACTTGTACTTTAGATCGACCACCACCAAGAGAACCAACTTGCACCATTGTAATGGGAGCTTGCACTAATGATTGTAACACAGAATGTTGCAACAATAAGTGTCAAAAGAGTTATCCTAATACGGGTAGTGGGGCCTGTGTTGATGCTTGGGAGCAAAATATTAATCTTTGCCTTTGTTCTTATAACCGTTGA
- the LOC131626354 gene encoding uncharacterized protein LOC131626354 isoform X1, protein MTSDGADTSKYSTSFGKSFSFKFEDPIGRMNRINCGNCLGETLGRLGLYLVCFCLVCLPPTSCALSLNMGYVILCSSLPTLILIGTQLFMLLFFVGTEHLDEQAVMLRVVIKDRELPEICRSEGFKVAFGFRQFSQTNTNLWYSH, encoded by the exons ATGACATCGGATGGAGCAGATACATCAAAATATTCTACGagttttggaaaatcattttcttTCAAATTTGAGGATCCCATTGGTCGCATGAATCGAATCAATTGTGGTAACTGTCTTGGGGAAACATTGGGAAGACTTGGTCTATATCTTGTTTGTTTTTGTCTTGTATGTTTGCCTCCAACATCTTGTGCATTGAGTCTGAACATGGGTTATGTGATTTTATGCTCTTCTCTACCCACTTTGATTCTTATAGGAACTCAGttatttatgttgttgttttttgtaGGTACTGAACATTTAGATGAGCAAGCAGTCATGCTAAGAGTTGTTATCAAGGACAGAGAACTCCCTGAGATCTGCAGGAGTGAAG GCTTTAAAGTTGCATTTGGATTTCGGCAATTCAGTCAAACCAACACCAATCTCTGGTACAGCCACTAG
- the LOC131626354 gene encoding uncharacterized protein LOC131626354 isoform X2 → MTSDGADTSKYSTSFGKSFSFKFEDPIGRMNRINCGTEHLDEQAVMLRVVIKDRELPEICRSEGFKVAFGFRQFSQTNTNLWYSH, encoded by the exons ATGACATCGGATGGAGCAGATACATCAAAATATTCTACGagttttggaaaatcattttcttTCAAATTTGAGGATCCCATTGGTCGCATGAATCGAATCAATTGTG GTACTGAACATTTAGATGAGCAAGCAGTCATGCTAAGAGTTGTTATCAAGGACAGAGAACTCCCTGAGATCTGCAGGAGTGAAG GCTTTAAAGTTGCATTTGGATTTCGGCAATTCAGTCAAACCAACACCAATCTCTGGTACAGCCACTAG